Proteins encoded by one window of Kwoniella dejecticola CBS 10117 chromosome 9, complete sequence:
- a CDS encoding ribonuclease HII: MTGTHPIDPVNLEPIPPLLDSYTFHSKLPDSVDGQIKDADEGWIMGIDEAGRGRPMVYAAAYCPMSFKETLEEMGFDDSKALSADTRQSLWESFDNHTELCYSSTSLSPQAISAGMLRRIPTNLNRQAEDATVGLIQAAVHRGVNIKECYVDALGPAPQWQARLTAIFPHIKFTVCPKADSLFKIVGAASIVAKVTRDRYVHEWVDPEDVLPDRSLPTSLSKKRKVEDIDTESTEHNEEEVRQPINRGSGYPSDPKTQAFLKENIDPVFGYKGIVRFSWATIKVLLDKNGVDCKWIDDDSQPSALSYFNPDNDNAKPKIWKDLGISGVGEL; encoded by the exons ATGACTGGGACTCATCCTATTGATCCCGTCAATCTCGAGCCCATTCCACCGTTACTCGATTCGTACACCTTCCATTCGAAATTACCTGATTCCGTAGATGGGCAAATCAAAGATGCGGACGAAGGATGGATAATGGGTATTGACGAAGCGGGACGAGGGC GTCCGATGGTGTATGCGGCTGCTTATTGTCCGATGTCATTCAAGGAGACTTTGGAAGAAATGGGATTTGACG ATTCGAAGGCACTTTCGGCTGATACACGACAAAGCCTCTGGGAATCATTTGATAATCACACCGAATTGTGTTATTCGTCCACCTCTTTATCACCTCAAGCCATATCTGCGGGGATGTTGAGAAGAATACCGACCAATCTGAATAGACAGGCGGAA GATGCTACAGTCGGCTTGATACAGGCAGCAGTGCATAGAGGGGTGAATAtcaaagag TGCTACGTCGACGCTCTCGGTCCCGCTCCTCAATGGCAAGCACGCTTAACAGCCATATTTCCCCATATCAAATTCACCGTCTGTCCCAAAGCCGATAGTCTCTTCAAGATCGTCGGTGCCGCTTCGATAGTGGCGAAAGTCACTAGGGACAGATATGTGCATGAATGGGTGGATCCGGAGGACGTCTTGCCGGATAG ATCTTTGCCTACATCCCTGTCtaagaagaggaaagtggaAGACATCGACACTGAAAGTACTGAACAtaacgaagaggaagtgagaCAGCCAATAAATAGGGGATCGGGGTATCCCTCCGACCCCAAAACACAGGCGTTCTTGAAGGAGAATATAGATCCGGTATTCGGGTATAAAGGCATCGTACGGTTCTCTTGGGCTACTATCAAGGTATTATTAGATAAGAACGGGGTGGATTGTAAATG GATCGACGATGATTCTCAGCCTTCAGCGCTAAGCTACTTCAATCCGGATAACGATAATGCCAAGCCTAAAATATGGAAAGATCTAGGTATATCAGGTGTTGGTGAACTATAA